The DNA region GTAAAGGTGTAGGGTTCTGTGGCCCCAAGGTGTGGCTCCACCTGGCAGTTCTCTAACAGGATGAGGCTCAGGGGTGTGTGGGCCAGCCTGGTGTTCCAGGTAGAAGAAGAGGTTTCCCCGGAGGATGAACCAGCGGTGCTGGTAGCTGGTATTTCTGGCCCCCTTCTTTAGTAGGATGCCCTCCCGGTCCACAGCCTGTGTTCTGTACCCACGGAAGAAACTGAGCACGGGCTTGTGGTGCAGTTTCATGGTTGTCCAATCTGGGAGGAAACCCTAGGGGCAGGAAAAAGGAGGGGTGGTCCATCTGGTTATCCTAGGGACCGCAGCTGCCCCCAGTGCCTTCCTCTGGCTCCAGTAGGCTCTTTCTGGGCCCAGCCTTGGCCTACTGGGATTCAGACTCTGAGTATCCTCAAGAGGTAGAGGTCTTGTACCCTGAGCAGTGGGACCTACTCCCACTTCCCAACCCCAACTCTGCCCCTTGGGACAGGTTACAAAACCTgggcaggggctgctgggctggggTCCTGTTTGGGGGGGTGGGGCACGGGTATCCactactgcccctttccaggcctACCTGGGATGAGGGCACAAGGGGCCTCTGGCCTCGGTACTGGGCACAGGTGCCACTGCCACCTCTCCTATTATGGCTCTTCCCACCTCAGAAACCAGGAAATCGCCCAGGGGGTAGGCGTGGGGTAAGTGACTTCCCCTGGGTCCTAAAAGGAGCTGGGTTGGGAAAGTACGCCAGGAGAACCGAGCAACCCCTCTGGGACAAGAGCAAGGCCGCACCTCGAACTAGGAGAGGGCGGACAACGGGACGCTGAGAGTAGGAAGGCAGGATCTCATGAGATGATGAAAGGCGCAGAGCCAGCCCTGGAGAAAACGAGACTCAACCGGGGAAAGGGAAACAAGGGCAGGGACCCAGCGGCCCTGCTGGGACTTTGTCCCTCCATCGTGACTCTGGGCGCCCCTTTAGGTACAGCGCGCTCCGCTTTCTCCCCAGAGCCTCTACTGCTGTAGGAGGGAATCGAGACCACTTCCGGCCATCCCTCTCGTCCGATCAGGGTTTAGGCGTTCATACGTCCCCTCGGCTCGCCGTCGTCGCCCCACACGGCTCACGTCACTTCTGGGAGGGGGTGTCTTTCCCCGCTCAGCGCGTACGTACTTCCGCCCGCCCCTTCAGTTAGTCCTCTTAACACGAGTGAAGCCACTTCCGGCCTTCCCTGGCGCCTTCCACAGTTCTCTTCCGGGTGATGGCGGGCGGGTGCCCCGGATGTAACCTTGGCGAAAACCAGTCTCCCTGTATTCCCCCACCTTTCCTGGGTCTTTAGGTGAGCGCGTGCCGGCTGGATTGCTGGAGTTCTCGTGGCTCTGCCGCCTCTTTGATTTGTACACAGCCCAGGACAGTTGGGGGTCACCCCAGGGAGTCGGGAGCTCGGCGCAGGGAGGAGCGGGGCTGCCAGGGTTCCAGGTCCTGGGTTCGCCGGGGCCCCGCGGGCTACGAGGAAGCTGGAGGTGGTTGAGCGGGTGTCTGCTCTCGGAGCAACGTCGCGCCCAGGACTGCGGGGGCCGGGAATGGTGGTGGTCGCGCGAGGGAGCGCGTCTCAGCGGGGGCGGGGTGCCCGTGGGGAGCTCCTCCGCGcgtccacctctccatccccgcTCCAGCAGCTCTTTCGGATGCCAGACCAAGTCCTGGGGGCCTCTTGGCTGCCAGCTCCCCTTTCGGCCCCTGATTCtgtgctccctcccctcccaaacTGGATCCAGTACCGACCAAGGGAAAGATTTGTTGTGCGGGAGACCCTCTCGCGGTGAGTATTCTCCTCACCCAGTTCCTTTAATCTGCACCCTTTTCCTTGGCTCAGCTTGAGAAAGGCCCCTCTGTCCAGTCATGCCAAAGAGGAAAGTGACCTTCCAAGGCGTGGGAGATGAGGATGATGAGGATGAAATCAGTGTCCCCAAGAAAAAGGTGAGGGGGCCAGATTCTTGCGTTCTGGGGAGGagtgagaggaggaaaaaaagctaGAAGGCAGGAGGGAAATCTGGAGGGACAAAGGAAAGGTGGAAAGGGCTAGCTAGCTTTTCTATGTGCTCTGAGAAATGGGTTTGCAGGATTTTCAGTTTGAGTCTAGATCCTAGAGTATTTTGAGTAATAGCCAGTAACCTGCATGTCTCTCGATTTCTGACTCCTGCCCACAGTTGGTGGAccctgtggctggggcaggaggtCCTGGGAGCCGCTTCAAAGGCAAACACTCTTTGGACAGCGATGAGGAGGATGATGATGAAGGGTCCAGCAAATATGACATCCTGGCCTCAGAAGATGTAGAAGGTGAGCTATAGCCAAGAATTGACTTTCCGCTGGAGGAACAAATAGGGGCTTCTGAGGTCACAGAGCACAGGAGGCTCCTGTCTCTTTTTTGCATTCCTAGCATGGGACGCCTGTGTCTTTGGTGCAGGTCAGGAAGCAGCCACACTCCCCAGTGAGGGAGGTGTGCGGATCACACCCTTCAACCTGCAGGAAGAGATGGAGGAAGGCCACTTTGATGCTGATGGCAACTATTTCCTGAACCGGGAAGCTCAGATCCGAGACAGCTGGCTGGACAACATTGACTGGGTGAGGTCCAGAGGCTGGcatggctgggcctgggccttgcTGGCAGTTTGTCAGAAATGAAACCCTTCCATTTTCACGTTGCAGGTAAAGATCAGGGAGCGGCCGCCTAATCAGCGGCCGCCGTCAGACTCAGAGGAGGAGGATAGCTTGGGCCAGACACCAATGAGCGCCCAAGCCCTCCTGGAGGGCCTTCTGGAGCTGATGTTGCCAAGAGAGACAGTGGCTGGGGCACTGAGGCGCCTGGGAGCCCGAGGAGGAGGCAAAGGGGGCAGCAAGGGACCTGGGCGGCCCAGTTCCCCCCAGCGCCTGGACCGGCTCTCCGGGTTGGCTGACCAGATGGTGGCTCGGGGCAACCTCGGAGTGTATCAGGAGACAAGGGAACGATTGGCCATGCGGCTGAAGGGGTTGGGGTGCCAGACCCAGGGACCCCGTGACCCCACAGTCCAACCCTCCCTGGACATGTTTGCTGAGGAAGTGGCGGAGGGGGAGCTGGAGACCCCAACCCCTGCCCAGAGAGGAGGTAAGATTGAAGGGCAGAGGAGGGGTGTTGTGGGCAGGGGCAGGCCCCTTGATGCCCAGATGGCTCTGCCTGTTATTTTAGAAGCAGAGTTGCCCGGAGATGGTCTGGCCGATGTGATGTGGGAATATAAGTGGGAGAACACAGGGGATGCTGAGCTGTATGGACCCTTCTCCAGCACCCAGATGCAGGTAAAATCCTTTCTTCTTCACtctgcctcttctctccctccccccaccccattagtcctcccccagctctgccctctctTCTTGCAGACCTGGGTGAATGAAGGCTATTTCCCGGACGGTGTTTATTGCCGGAAGCTGGATGCCCCCGGCGGACAGTTCTACAATTCCAAACGGATTGATTTTGACCTCTACACCTGAGCCTACTGAGGGCCGAGTTTGGTGGCCCCTTCTTTCCTGGATTTTGCGGAGGAGGCCCCGGCTGCCTTAGGCAGTGAGGATATTGGGAGCCACTTTTCAGTTAACTTCCTTTTCCCAATAAAAGCCTTTAGTTGTATATTAGGGCCTTGGCTGGGCTGATGGCCAGAAGTCGGGAACGTTTTCCAGACCCCTTTGGACTTGCTTTGGCCCTTGAGTGTTTCCTCTCATGAAGTTCCTCCTTGGGAGTTTGTCTCTGGTCCCTTGAACCACTTCACCTTTGTTTACCAGTCTTtggggcagagctgggcctgTCAGGTGTCCTGTGGCCTCCCAACCTGGACTTTGTTCACCATCTAAAAATCTCTCCACTCACATGCCGTTCTCCAGAATCCTCTGGCGGTTCTTGTTTTGCTGTTCTTAGGTCTTTGGCTTTTAAGACCTAAGATGCTCTGCCTTTCAGCCAGTGCAGGACAGAGCCCCAGAAGTGGAGACTTCAGGCCTGGAACGGCTGGGACACCTGTTGGGAGTGAGCAGGAAAGCTGATACTCActggctccccactgcctcaGCCTTCTTAGAAGTGGATAGAAACGGCCTCTTAGGTAAAGTCTAGACTCAATGTTGGCACTTGAAGGACCTTCCAAGGGCACCTGGGCCAGTCATGCTTTGTACAGGCACGTAGATGGGCAGTGTCTCACTGGAGGTTACACAGCACGTCAGAGGGCGGGCCCAGACCCAGTGGGCTCCCTTCGAAGACCTTTCTTGGCACCAGGGCTTTTCTCTCTGGCCTTGGAAGCCTTGTGGCTTACgtttcctgggctcccacaatGTGTCTGACACTGGTTAGTGCCTTGAGGGAACTGAGAGAACTGGGCTGGTCCCCTCCCAGGAATTCATAGTCAGGGGGAGGGATTGGGAGGAAGACTGATACGCATAATTGTATAGTCTGAACCAAACACCTTCCACCTCCCACCGGTGCTGCCTTATGCCTCTTCTCACTCACACCAGTTAGTTCTCCACCTTGGCTCTCTGTTGGAGTTTTATGGGGAGCTGTAACATCACTCCGCAGAGATTCTGAATGAATGGATCTAGGTAACGGCCTGGTGTTTGGGGCTTTAAAAAGCTCCCAGGTGTTTCCCACGTGCAGCCAGGTGGAAAACCACTGGGCCTGACTCCAGGACTGAGGTTACACTTGGGGAAAGGGGCTGTTTCGTGGACCCTGCTGTGGTGGAGCTGAGCATGGGTGTGGCCGGGGCTCTGGTGGAGTCTTACCTATGGGAGAGTCAAGCACCAGAGCCATGGGGGCAGATGGGAGGGTGGAAGGAGTCAGGCTTGGAACTAGGAAAGGCTGGAGGGCAGCGTGGGGATACTTGATGCTCTAGTGAGGCACCCAGCTTATATAATAATTAACTACTATAATAATTAGGCCCATTCTAGTGCCAGCCCAGACCTGGATTTCATTGACTT from Mesoplodon densirostris isolate mMesDen1 chromosome 16, mMesDen1 primary haplotype, whole genome shotgun sequence includes:
- the CD2BP2 gene encoding CD2 antigen cytoplasmic tail-binding protein 2 isoform X3, yielding MPKRKVTFQGVGDEDDEDEISVPKKKLVDPVAGAGGPGSRFKGKHSLDSDEEDDDEGSSKYDILASEDVEGQEAATLPSEGGVRITPFNLQEEMEEGHFDADGNYFLNREAQIRDSWLDNIDWVKIRERPPNQRPPSDSEEEDSLGQTPMSAQALLEGLLELMLPRETVAGALRRLGARGGGKGGSKGPGRPSSPQRLDRLSGLADQMVARGNLGVYQETRERLAMRLKGLGCQTQGPRDPTVQPSLDMFAEEVAEGELETPTPAQRGEAELPGDGLADVMWEYKWENTGDAELYGPFSSTQMQLCPLFLQTWVNEGYFPDGVYCRKLDAPGGQFYNSKRIDFDLYT
- the CD2BP2 gene encoding CD2 antigen cytoplasmic tail-binding protein 2 isoform X1, with translation MPKRKVTFQGVGDEDDEDEISVPKKKLVDPVAGAGGPGSRFKGKHSLDSDEEDDDEGSSKYDILASEDVEGQEAATLPSEGGVRITPFNLQEEMEEGHFDADGNYFLNREAQIRDSWLDNIDWVKIRERPPNQRPPSDSEEEDSLGQTPMSAQALLEGLLELMLPRETVAGALRRLGARGGGKGGSKGPGRPSSPQRLDRLSGLADQMVARGNLGVYQETRERLAMRLKGLGCQTQGPRDPTVQPSLDMFAEEVAEGELETPTPAQRGEAELPGDGLADVMWEYKWENTGDAELYGPFSSTQMQPVQDRAPEVETSGLERLGHLLGVSRKADTHWLPTASAFLEVDRNGLLGKV
- the CD2BP2 gene encoding CD2 antigen cytoplasmic tail-binding protein 2 isoform X2, translating into MPKRKVTFQGVGDEDDEDEISVPKKKLVDPVAGAGGPGSRFKGKHSLDSDEEDDDEGSSKYDILASEDVEGQEAATLPSEGGVRITPFNLQEEMEEGHFDADGNYFLNREAQIRDSWLDNIDWIRERPPNQRPPSDSEEEDSLGQTPMSAQALLEGLLELMLPRETVAGALRRLGARGGGKGGSKGPGRPSSPQRLDRLSGLADQMVARGNLGVYQETRERLAMRLKGLGCQTQGPRDPTVQPSLDMFAEEVAEGELETPTPAQRGEAELPGDGLADVMWEYKWENTGDAELYGPFSSTQMQPVQDRAPEVETSGLERLGHLLGVSRKADTHWLPTASAFLEVDRNGLLGKV
- the CD2BP2 gene encoding CD2 antigen cytoplasmic tail-binding protein 2 isoform X4, which gives rise to MPKRKVTFQGVGDEDDEDEISVPKKKLVDPVAGAGGPGSRFKGKHSLDSDEEDDDEGSSKYDILASEDVEGQEAATLPSEGGVRITPFNLQEEMEEGHFDADGNYFLNREAQIRDSWLDNIDWVKIRERPPNQRPPSDSEEEDSLGQTPMSAQALLEGLLELMLPRETVAGALRRLGARGGGKGGSKGPGRPSSPQRLDRLSGLADQMVARGNLGVYQETRERLAMRLKGLGCQTQGPRDPTVQPSLDMFAEEVAEGELETPTPAQRGEAELPGDGLADVMWEYKWENTGDAELYGPFSSTQMQTWVNEGYFPDGVYCRKLDAPGGQFYNSKRIDFDLYT